In the genome of Colwellia sp. PAMC 21821, the window GATAAAGTAGTATCTGCAACTAAAATCGTAAAAGCCCTCATGCCTGAATTAGCGATTGATGGCGATATTCAGCTTGATGCCGCTATTGTAAATACTATTGCAGAGAAAAAGGTCGAAAATTCTGCTACCCATGGTCGTGCTAACGTATTAGTTTTTCCTAATTTAGATGCCGGCAATATTGGTTATAAATTGGCAGAACGTATCGGTAAGGCTGATGCCATAGGACCTATATTACAAGGACTGAGAAAGCCAGCGAATGATCTTTCTCGCGGTTGCAGTATTACCGATATTGTTAATGTAATTGCCATTACTGTTGTTCAGTCACAAACACGTTTACTGGAAAATTAACTTTATTTACAGCGTGTATAGTGCTCTTGCTCTTATCCTTTATGGTAGATCAATTTTAAGCTGGTATTGCAGCTTTCATCCAGCAATATACGGCTCTAAATAGTAAAAATAGGACATTTTAGCTACATTGGTTCTACACCGATAAGTATTTTGGCTCTAATGAAGCGATGGCAATCGGTTTTTAATGTAAGTAATTAAAAGTATTATTAATTTAAATATTAACGACTCAACATTAGGAGCTAATTATGGCGTTGCAGAGATATGGTTTTATTGTAAAAAGTGCAGATTTAGAAATGTTTAAGCATCACTCTCGTCTGGCAAGTGAAAATTTTGACATGTCTATTTCTGGCGTTAACAGTGTTGAACAGGCGCAATTGGTCGCCCAGGAAATGTTGACTAAGGGTATACAGTTAATCGAACTGTGTGGCGCTTTTTCAGCGGAAGATGCTCAACGTATTCGTGAAGCTATTAATGATCATATTCCAGTAGGATACGTTCAATATACTGCCGAGGAACAGGCGCGTCTTGTGCATGACTTAGGTTAAATACGCTTGTTCAGTTGATAAAATATGGGATGGTTTTAACCCTAAAATGCCCCTCTAGGCATTCAATGTTTGACCTGTGCGTATTGCATCAGCAAATTCATTACCGACCATTTTACTGGGCTTTAGCATACAAGCCTTCAACATATCGATACACGAACCAATCCTTTATGCTTGGCGCTAATGTCAGGCCTTAATTTTCGACTGCATTTCTTATTTATTCAAAGTCAGTAAATAATGGTGGAAACATTGACGTGACCACCAATCACTCTGCTGGAGTAGTTGTTCAATTAATGCCCGTTCTTTATTGTTACCATAGCAAGCTATAGGGTATGCACAATGACGTCGTAACTTATTATAAATCCCCTTACTCGCTTTATGGTAATCGTCATAAGTATTTATTTCATCAGATAACGGCTTAAAGGGTAGTGCTTTTCGACAGTCATCGGTAATTGGAAATATAGGAAGCTGGGGGCATAAATAATAAAGCAACCAACTTGCCGCAGCCTCTTGTACTGCACTACCAAAAATAGCATGTGCTGCCAACCTGACTAAATTTTTTGCCTGTTGGTCTGCTTCATCTGGTGCTAGGTGTTTTAATTCCTCCCATTTAGGTTGTAGCTCTGCTCTAATAAATAGCTCAAGCTGCGTCGCTATATCATGATGTGTTAACCCTAAAGTGGGCAGTTGCTTGGCTTGCCAAAGCAACTGGATATAAGTTTTATCGAC includes:
- a CDS encoding DUF6506 family protein is translated as MALQRYGFIVKSADLEMFKHHSRLASENFDMSISGVNSVEQAQLVAQEMLTKGIQLIELCGAFSAEDAQRIREAINDHIPVGYVQYTAEEQARLVHDLG